The genomic interval CAAAGTTTCTGTATACATTGGTAAATGAATAAATTAATGCAATTTTCTCACTTATAACATATAACTTCTATAAGATAACACTGCACCAACAATTAGAAAAAAACTAGCAACTGTGATGCCTATTGCAAAACCAGATTGATCAGCTTCCAGCACATATTTCTTTCCTGGATCTCCCGGATCATAATATACTTTTGTTTTTTGTCCAAGTGCACCACCGGAAGTCTTGCCACGAACGAGATAAGATTTTTTGCCAACAGCAAATTTATAAATTCCCCAAATGGTTTCTTTTTTAAATGTAGTATTCCTTTCCGGCCTGCCCTCACTACTTTTATGAACCTCCTTTTCAAGATCTACTATAACCGCTGAAGTTATAAAGCCAAGTTGCTTTATTTTATTGTCATAATCTTTTGCTATAAA from Pedobacter sp. WC2423 carries:
- a CDS encoding DUF3592 domain-containing protein → MKSAKIIASSLVFLIGIAAFIICFIAKDYDNKIKQLGFITSAVIVDLEKEVHKSSEGRPERNTTFKKETIWGIYKFAVGKKSYLVRGKTSGGALGQKTKVYYDPGDPGKKYVLEADQSGFAIGITVASFFLIVGAVLSYRSYML